A portion of the Pirellulales bacterium genome contains these proteins:
- a CDS encoding diguanylate cyclase, translated as MLGFLLLIVINLTVGYALALCLHRPDLLPAAVRERFPAFALPTLTSAAAMPNVASASLVQNFPAANTNMTKPFPSPTADPALSTTITPLDSPRAKPASQQPSSAPQTGAAEHAVVKFQDDLQGYRDNLNTLNEQVRQQSAEPNPRNVQGFVTQFDQLTDHYLQRQEERLQSLQGNSASADPAWAQPCLAAAQHQAAAIESTRETLSGTGELADAAAACRQFLLATGNLASANQSLQEELDRTLNRVRAMPPTAGNESLISSEASAPEAGAEAPEVMSSDNLERAVAEFIELQAEGAQKFSVALVEIDQLATINAQHGQAVSNRILQAIEQTFISLTPRSTLAKDSQRQQLLYFQLDVAVRDATRGVEQVRQRIAAANFQHDENRVLVTISCGVAEAIGEEQPQDIVARLLAMLREAQRYGRNCTFFQEGKHSAPAIPPTVVVEARVIEV; from the coding sequence GTGTTGGGCTTTTTGTTGTTGATCGTCATTAATTTGACCGTTGGGTACGCGCTGGCCTTGTGCTTGCACCGGCCAGATTTGCTTCCCGCGGCGGTGCGCGAACGATTCCCCGCATTCGCGTTGCCGACGCTAACTTCCGCCGCCGCGATGCCAAACGTTGCTTCCGCATCGCTTGTGCAAAATTTCCCGGCGGCCAATACCAACATGACGAAGCCGTTCCCTTCGCCGACAGCCGATCCTGCATTGTCAACAACTATTACGCCGCTGGATTCACCCCGGGCCAAACCGGCTAGTCAGCAACCATCTTCGGCCCCGCAGACTGGCGCGGCGGAACACGCGGTGGTGAAGTTTCAAGACGATTTGCAAGGTTATCGCGACAATCTGAACACGCTGAACGAGCAAGTACGCCAGCAATCGGCCGAGCCAAATCCACGCAATGTGCAGGGCTTTGTCACCCAATTCGATCAACTGACCGACCATTATCTGCAGCGGCAAGAAGAGCGGTTGCAATCGCTCCAAGGAAATTCGGCTTCAGCCGACCCTGCTTGGGCCCAGCCGTGCCTGGCTGCCGCACAGCACCAGGCGGCGGCAATCGAAAGCACTCGGGAAACGTTGTCGGGGACGGGCGAGTTAGCCGACGCGGCTGCCGCTTGCCGCCAATTCCTGTTGGCGACCGGCAACTTAGCCAGCGCCAACCAATCACTGCAGGAGGAGCTCGATCGTACTTTGAACCGCGTGCGCGCAATGCCGCCCACCGCAGGCAACGAATCTTTAATTTCGAGCGAAGCATCCGCGCCCGAGGCTGGCGCCGAGGCGCCCGAAGTAATGTCGTCAGATAATTTGGAGCGTGCGGTCGCGGAATTCATTGAACTGCAGGCCGAGGGCGCGCAAAAATTCAGCGTGGCCCTGGTCGAAATTGATCAATTGGCCACGATTAACGCGCAACATGGCCAGGCAGTCAGCAATCGCATTTTGCAGGCCATCGAGCAAACTTTTATTTCGCTTACGCCCCGCAGCACATTGGCCAAAGATTCCCAACGGCAGCAGTTGCTCTATTTTCAGCTTGATGTTGCCGTTCGCGATGCCACGCGCGGCGTGGAACAAGTACGGCAACGCATTGCCGCCGCCAACTTTCAGCACGACGAAAACCGGGTATTGGTGACCATCAGTTGCGGCGTGGCTGAAGCCATCGGCGAGGAGCAACCCCAAGACATTGTCGCACGATTGCTGGCCATGCTCCGCGAAGCTCAGCGATATGGACGCAATTGCACGTTTTTCCAAGAAGGCAAACATTCCGCGCCTGCCATTCCACCCACGGTGGTTGTGGAAGCCCGGGTAATCGAAGTGTAG
- a CDS encoding PAS domain S-box protein, with protein MNTISSNSDAVANPSGVATLSNGSQEAANQLQRRGEVLVALGRRAVAVPGWRTLAYDAAALVAETLNTDQFGVAELSTDRTSLTVRMAATDNEAQEHALPQAIPFAEATSLAGYALSMAQPVATDDLSIESRFQDRLLRHRGLQSAVATPLLHGNASFGALIIAAKQPRVFAIDELQYFETISHMVSATIAHERAREELEQERRFQGAMLDSTPALILTLLPGGQIAQVNKTASKILGFKSGELQEQTLWNVLLPSDELKAFQQAFGQVAPGGNPVLVESWTLTKAHERRKIHWSLAGLANKIGQLDRIVMTGIDVTRQREVEAELAQVRGSTAGDASQEPQPFSVIPAGKHGDRRQRTRRAFPYVQKIAPLIPGTSPENHEYRSVRCRDISPTGFSFLSPTPPDFQDLIVALGADSTTTYLAARVMHATIVERDNKVAYIVGCRYLSRAEPDGPQA; from the coding sequence ATGAACACGATCTCCAGCAATTCCGACGCTGTGGCCAATCCATCGGGCGTGGCGACTTTAAGCAATGGAAGCCAAGAAGCCGCCAATCAATTGCAGCGACGAGGCGAAGTGCTGGTAGCGCTGGGACGCCGGGCAGTTGCCGTGCCCGGCTGGCGTACGCTGGCGTACGATGCGGCGGCATTGGTGGCGGAAACACTGAATACGGACCAATTCGGCGTGGCCGAGCTCTCGACCGATCGCACCAGCCTCACCGTGCGCATGGCCGCCACCGACAACGAAGCCCAAGAACATGCGCTGCCGCAGGCCATACCGTTCGCCGAAGCGACATCGCTGGCTGGTTACGCGCTGAGCATGGCCCAGCCCGTGGCGACAGACGATCTTTCCATCGAGTCGCGCTTTCAAGACCGGTTGCTGCGGCATCGCGGTCTGCAATCTGCCGTGGCAACCCCGCTGTTGCACGGCAATGCCTCGTTCGGCGCGCTCATCATTGCCGCCAAGCAGCCTAGGGTGTTCGCGATTGACGAACTGCAATACTTCGAAACCATCTCCCACATGGTCAGCGCCACCATCGCGCATGAACGCGCTCGTGAGGAATTGGAGCAGGAACGACGCTTTCAAGGCGCCATGCTCGATTCCACCCCCGCGCTCATCCTGACGCTATTGCCCGGTGGCCAAATTGCTCAGGTAAACAAAACGGCTTCGAAAATTTTAGGGTTTAAGTCGGGCGAATTACAGGAACAAACCCTGTGGAACGTATTACTCCCGTCCGACGAGTTAAAAGCCTTTCAGCAGGCCTTCGGACAAGTGGCTCCTGGCGGCAATCCCGTGCTCGTGGAAAGCTGGACACTGACGAAAGCGCACGAACGCCGCAAAATCCATTGGTCGCTGGCCGGATTAGCGAACAAAATCGGCCAGCTGGATCGCATCGTCATGACGGGAATTGATGTCACTCGTCAACGTGAAGTGGAGGCCGAGCTGGCTCAAGTTCGTGGTTCCACCGCCGGCGATGCCAGCCAAGAGCCCCAGCCGTTTAGTGTCATTCCGGCCGGCAAGCACGGCGATCGCCGGCAGCGCACCCGCCGGGCCTTCCCCTACGTGCAAAAAATTGCCCCGCTGATCCCTGGAACATCACCTGAAAATCATGAATACCGCTCGGTCCGCTGCCGCGACATTTCGCCGACGGGTTTTTCGTTTCTCTCGCCCACGCCGCCCGATTTCCAAGATTTAATCGTGGCGCTGGGCGCCGATTCCACGACGACCTATTTGGCCGCCCGGGTCATGCACGCCACGATTGTGGAGCGCGACAACAAAGTTGCGTACATTGTCGGCTGCCGCTATTTGTCTCGCGCTGAACCGGATGGTCCCCAAGCGTAA
- a CDS encoding nucleoside transporter C-terminal domain-containing protein, producing the protein MQPPKSLETPVDVHDAPPPAEIYKPTPISWRLAILAVIVGIGLAAFYARETIGPHGQAVAGVIFFFGIVAVFSANLRAVNWHTIVWGIGLQAILAILVLKVGFVHTAIEGMGWVVQQMLNFVQEGSKFVFGNLYDPRPADAGGTWARLFPTGYAFQFAFVALPPILFFSALFTVFYHLGVLQRLVKLFAKVMLYLMRTSGAETLSVAANVFMGQTEAPLIVRPYVPRMTNSELFVLMASGMAHISGGLMAVYISYGANPVAVITTCVMACPCSLYLSKLFLPEVSKPETGGQSEMKMDKSPYVNTVDACAAGTSDGLSLALNVAAMLIVFIAFVAMFDALLSGIRPLLIWLHVFTVETAPAWMEGLSLSKMFGWIFSPVAFLMGVAWKDAGHVGSLLGTKLAINEHVAFLKMKDMIAGNEMSARSFQLAAFALTGFANFSSVGIQLGGIGGMAPNRRHDLARLGMRALFVGFTATLLNASIAGILLPSTAEAPSAATSTTGAETAAATDQKQAIPVGNAIPASSEKSQVAPSDKASTEKSATDKTSSEKASPAKSAPAPSAPAPSVPAPSAKGSTDKKSAAAK; encoded by the coding sequence ATGCAGCCGCCGAAATCGCTGGAAACCCCCGTCGATGTGCACGATGCTCCGCCGCCCGCGGAAATTTACAAGCCGACGCCCATCAGTTGGCGCTTGGCGATTTTGGCCGTGATTGTTGGAATCGGCTTGGCCGCATTTTATGCACGCGAGACCATTGGTCCCCATGGGCAGGCTGTGGCAGGCGTGATTTTCTTTTTTGGCATTGTGGCCGTATTCTCCGCCAATTTACGGGCCGTGAATTGGCACACGATTGTTTGGGGAATTGGACTGCAAGCGATACTGGCGATCTTGGTGCTGAAAGTAGGATTTGTGCACACGGCAATTGAGGGCATGGGCTGGGTAGTGCAGCAGATGTTGAACTTTGTGCAGGAAGGTTCAAAGTTTGTATTTGGCAACTTGTATGATCCACGGCCTGCGGATGCCGGAGGCACGTGGGCGCGGCTATTTCCGACCGGATACGCTTTTCAGTTTGCGTTTGTGGCGCTGCCACCGATTCTGTTCTTTTCGGCACTGTTCACGGTGTTTTACCACCTTGGCGTTTTGCAGCGGTTGGTCAAGCTATTTGCCAAAGTGATGTTGTACTTGATGCGCACCAGCGGCGCGGAAACGCTTTCGGTCGCCGCCAACGTGTTTATGGGACAGACCGAAGCGCCGCTGATTGTGCGGCCCTACGTGCCACGGATGACGAATTCCGAATTGTTTGTACTCATGGCCAGCGGCATGGCGCACATTTCCGGCGGCTTGATGGCGGTTTACATCAGCTATGGGGCCAATCCCGTGGCGGTGATTACCACGTGCGTCATGGCTTGCCCCTGCAGCTTGTATTTGTCGAAGCTGTTTTTGCCGGAAGTCAGCAAGCCGGAAACGGGCGGCCAAAGCGAAATGAAAATGGACAAATCGCCGTATGTGAACACGGTGGATGCGTGTGCCGCTGGTACTTCGGACGGATTGAGCCTGGCACTAAATGTCGCCGCCATGCTGATTGTGTTCATTGCCTTTGTCGCTATGTTCGACGCGCTGCTTTCGGGCATTCGGCCACTGTTGATTTGGCTGCACGTCTTCACGGTGGAAACCGCGCCGGCGTGGATGGAAGGCCTTTCGCTCAGCAAAATGTTCGGTTGGATCTTTTCGCCAGTTGCGTTTTTGATGGGCGTGGCGTGGAAAGATGCAGGGCACGTTGGCAGTTTGCTGGGAACGAAATTGGCCATCAACGAACACGTTGCATTTCTGAAAATGAAGGACATGATTGCGGGCAATGAAATGAGTGCGCGGTCGTTTCAATTGGCCGCTTTTGCCTTAACCGGATTTGCAAATTTCTCCTCGGTGGGCATACAGCTCGGCGGCATCGGCGGCATGGCGCCCAATCGCCGGCACGATTTGGCGCGGTTGGGGATGCGAGCATTATTCGTGGGCTTTACTGCCACGCTGCTCAATGCGTCGATTGCCGGGATACTTTTGCCCAGCACGGCCGAAGCACCCTCAGCGGCCACTTCGACTACCGGTGCGGAAACCGCCGCCGCGACGGATCAAAAACAAGCCATTCCCGTGGGAAATGCTATTCCTGCATCGTCAGAAAAAAGTCAGGTGGCGCCTTCCGACAAGGCTTCGACGGAAAAGTCCGCGACCGATAAAACATCGTCGGAGAAAGCATCGCCCGCGAAGTCCGCCCCAGCCCCATCCGCGCCGGCCCCGTCCGTCCCGGCCCCATCAGCGAAAGGCTCGACGGACAAGAAATCGGCCGCCGCGAAGTAG
- the cdd gene encoding cytidine deaminase: MATKTLTPDQRQKLILAACEVRQQAHAPYSKFHVGAALVTASGKIFTGCNVENASYGLTICAERSAIVSAVAAGEGKTGPDNNWIAMAVATPGGHSPCGACRQVLVEFAPELPILLVDSDRPNAPQGVQETNMQTLLPGRFVFST; the protein is encoded by the coding sequence ATGGCCACAAAAACTCTGACCCCAGATCAGCGTCAAAAGCTGATTTTGGCCGCCTGTGAAGTTCGCCAACAGGCCCATGCGCCGTACTCCAAGTTTCATGTGGGAGCGGCTTTGGTTACGGCGTCTGGAAAAATCTTCACTGGCTGCAATGTCGAAAATGCTTCCTACGGGCTGACCATTTGTGCGGAGCGGTCGGCAATTGTCAGTGCGGTGGCTGCGGGGGAAGGCAAAACGGGCCCAGACAACAATTGGATTGCCATGGCCGTGGCCACGCCCGGCGGACATTCGCCCTGCGGAGCGTGCCGGCAGGTGCTGGTGGAATTTGCCCCCGAATTGCCGATTCTGCTCGTCGATTCCGACCGGCCCAACGCCCCCCAAGGTGTGCAGGAGACCAATATGCAAACCCTACTGCCGGGGCGGTTTGTTTTCTCGACCTGA
- a CDS encoding class I SAM-dependent methyltransferase, whose amino-acid sequence MQTAIPQQANFPLWSSMDLKTLRAYEQHAHAFASDWHAQPPPIDLHAVVRKYFVPGGRTADIGCGSGRDTAWLAAEGYPAVGFDSSAALLAEARRRYPHLRFQLSALPDLPDIADNSVTNVLCETVIMHLDSTLIDLAVRRLMAILEAGGTLYLSWRVTSGSNQRDEHGRLYTAFNSSLVVNALPNTEILLDEQVSSASSGKTVHRVVVRKK is encoded by the coding sequence ATGCAAACTGCCATTCCTCAACAGGCCAACTTTCCGCTGTGGTCTTCCATGGATCTCAAAACTTTGCGCGCTTACGAGCAACATGCCCATGCGTTTGCCAGCGATTGGCACGCACAGCCGCCGCCAATCGATTTGCACGCGGTTGTTCGAAAGTATTTTGTACCCGGGGGCCGTACCGCCGATATTGGCTGCGGCAGCGGGCGCGATACGGCCTGGCTGGCGGCCGAGGGATATCCTGCCGTCGGCTTCGATTCTTCCGCCGCGCTATTGGCCGAAGCCCGGCGACGCTACCCGCACCTGCGGTTTCAACTGAGTGCGCTACCCGATCTGCCGGACATTGCAGACAACAGTGTTACGAATGTTTTGTGCGAAACCGTCATCATGCATTTGGATTCCACGCTGATCGATCTGGCTGTTCGCAGGCTGATGGCTATTTTGGAGGCTGGGGGAACGCTGTATCTCAGCTGGCGGGTGACCAGCGGCTCCAATCAGCGCGATGAACACGGCCGGCTTTACACGGCTTTTAATTCCTCGTTGGTCGTCAACGCGCTGCCGAATACAGAAATTTTGCTCGATGAGCAAGTCAGCAGCGCGTCATCCGGAAAAACCGTTCATCGCGTGGTGGTCAGAAAGAAATAA